The following nucleotide sequence is from Saccharothrix texasensis.
CTGCTGGGCATCACCGCGCCCGAACGGATGTAGTCCGCCCCCGGTGGTCCTCCGCCGGTGACCGCGGGGTCCTCGCGGTCACCGGCGGAGGTCCGGGTGCAGGTCGGTCCGGAGGCGGTCGAGCCACCGCGCGGCGAGGCGGCGGCCGTCGGGGAACTGGTCGTCGCGGTCCCAGCGCCACGCGGTGATCATCGCGAGCACGAGGGTCCGGCACTGGCGCAGCAGGTCGTGGTCGATGCCCGGGTAGTGGTCGGCGACCGCGTCGGGCGCGTGGGCGAGGTCGAACTCGACCGGCCCGCGGCAGCACGTCTCCAGGTCCACGAACAGCGGGCCGTGCCCGGTGGTGACGAGGTTGCCGGGGTGCGGTTCGCCGTGCAGCACCTGGTCGGGCGCGGCGCGCTCGCCGATCGACCGGCGCAGGCCGGCCAAGGCGTCGGCGAGGAGTCGGCGGTCCTCCTCGACGAGCGCCGGCGTGTGCTCGCGGCTCGCCACGAGCCGTCGGGCCTGCTCGACCCGGTCGGTGAAGTGGGGTGTGGCGAGGTCGACGTCGCGCATGCCGGCGTGCAGCCGTGCGAGCGCGTGGGCGTAGTCGGCGGGTGGGACGTCGTCGCTCGTGGTGGGTTCGTAGTAGGTCCACAGGGTGATCGCGAAGCCGTCGCGCTCGTGGACCTGCGGCGGCACCCTGGGGTCGAGGGCGGCGACCGGGCTGCCGGAGGCGGCGAGTCGTCGGGCGAGGTCGATCTCGAACCGGGCGACGTGCGGCTCCCCCGGTGCGACCCGGGCCAGCGCGTCGCA
It contains:
- a CDS encoding phosphotransferase translates to MRAPDAQRAVAAAVATATALDLAVDDVAVLHDSNKLTLRLLPCDALARVAPGEPHVARFEIDLARRLAASGSPVAALDPRVPPQVHERDGFAITLWTYYEPTTSDDVPPADYAHALARLHAGMRDVDLATPHFTDRVEQARRLVASREHTPALVEEDRRLLADALAGLRRSIGERAAPDQVLHGEPHPGNLVTTGHGPLFVDLETCCRGPVEFDLAHAPDAVADHYPGIDHDLLRQCRTLVLAMITAWRWDRDDQFPDGRRLAARWLDRLRTDLHPDLRR